CTACGCTCTTGCCAGACGGCAACATCTTCCTTAAGTTTCTTCTAGAATAACCAATCCAACTAGAACGTGCAATTATGTACCGATTAGTAAGACGATATGGATAAACCTTGTTCCAAACAAGCATTTCAGGAATGTAGAGTATCCGTAATCTTGTTTTCTCTCTGAGCCTAAGACTAAGTTCTAGATCCTCAGCCATTTTACCATGTTTGAAATCATCCAGTGTAGCTGAAATATTGCTACCCAAATACCTTGACCTTTCGGTAGCTTGTTCCGAAAATCCTCCCACTGAGAGAAGGGCCGATTTGAGAAATGCCATATTCATTCCCCAACAATTCGGCACCTCGCAAGCGGTTTTCGAAGAAAACCATCTTGTACATCCGATTAACCAGTCAAGTTCAATTGGGAGCCATTCAGCCTTTTCTCCCATCCAGAGTGGATAGGCTGGCCCAGTGATTCCAACTGCTTGAGGAAACGATTCAAATGCCCGCTTTATTGACTCTACCCAACCTTCACTTAGCACCACGTCGTCATCTACAAACGCTACTATTTCTCCCGAAGACTCGGATACACCGAGATTCCTAGCCTCAGCCAGTCCATACTTTGCTTCATTATGAACTACGGTAATTTTAAAATTATACTTGGATGCTTCATCCCTCACTGCGTCCAACAGACGACGATCACGTTCAGTCACATAAACTACCTCGAAGTTCTTTGCGGTTTGCCTGTCTATACTTCTCAGAATATCCTTTGCATCCTGCAATCGTTGCAAAGAATATGATGTTATGATGATGGAAATCAAAAATCCTGATTCATAGGTTCAGATCAAGCCGAGGCTTACCTATGGTCTTTGATGATTTATTGTGTACCCATTTGTTACGTTATCTCAAAGGAAGGAACATGAAACATATCTGCTAAGGAATACGTGAATTGCCTAGAAGGAAACATTACCATAACAAACCAGCATTTTTGCACAATCCAGCCTGGAATACCCTCTAATGTTTGGACTCCACATGTGGTCCTGGAACAAAAACAGGATATCATCTTTGTGCTCCTTTGAAAGTACAGGTCTTAGTTGGCCTAGCTCTTCGAATTTAATCTCCTCTCAAGCCTCTTCAGCATCATTCCTATCGTAGCTACCGTCAAGCCTTGTCCTCCAATCACAAAAAGCATCAAGCTTCCTAAAACATAACCCCCATGATAGATTCCACGAAAGATGTATTCGTATGCAGAATAACCGAGTAGGATTATGGCAGGAACTACAGCTATTGAAGCAAAAAGAGAGAACAGCAAAACTGGACTGTATTTGGTAGCTAGTTTGAATATAGTATAAAGCGCCCTGAACCCCTGTCTCCAAGTTGGTGCCTTCGCTATTCCCTTTCGCTTTCGATAATTTATTGGTACATAAGTGACTCTGCCATCCGCCAACATCTGCACAGCTAGCTCTTGATCAACAACAAAACCAAATTCATCAAGGGTCAATTCTTTCACCTTTTCCGTTCTAAGCAAGTACATTCCACACGCAACATCCGGTACATTACTAGCCATCAATATGTTGAATGTCTTTGTGAGGATCCAGTTACCGAGCCTGTGAGTCTTACTAATGTTGGGACATCCCTTTGGACGGAAACCGATTATATGGTCATAACCATTTGCATGGACGACAAACCTGTCTATGTCCTTAGGGTCATAGGTGCCATCACCATCCATGAGCAGGAAATATGGAGTATCCACAACATCCCTTGCCACCAGAACGGCTCCTGTCTTTCCCTTTCCATGTTGCACCATCACTCTTACTCCTTTGCTCTGGGCTATTTCTCTTGTTTTATCGTTTGAGTAACCGTCGACAACGAGAATTTTCCTGTACCCTGCTGCCTTAATTTCGTCTATCAGCTCCCCTATGGCTTCTTCCTCATTAAGGGTAGGAAGAACAACCGTTACAGAGTCTTTATCTATTTCTGGCTCCTCTATACTTTCCCTTAGCATCCCATTATCATCAGTTTGCCTTAACTGCTCCATATTGTAACCTCCTTTCCGCCCAGAGAAAAGTCCTTTTGAGCCCGTCCTTCAGACTCGTCTTTGGTTTCCATCCAAGAACCCTGCTTACCAAGGAGAGGTCGGGCTTCCTGCTTCTAGCTCCTTTTGGCTTCGAAGTATCATAGCTAACTCTAATCCCTTTTTGGCTTATTCCCACAATCATTTCGGCAAGCCTGCCTATCGTTACTTCTTCCTCTGACCCCACATTGAACGCACAAGTCCCATTCTTGTCTGCATATTGCCTGATAAGCTCAATAGCTTCTATGGTATCATCTATGAACACGAAACATCTTTTTTGCTTTCCATCCCCCCAGACAACAAAATCCTCCTTTGGATACATTACAGCCTTTCTGATGAGAGAGGCTATCACCTGACTTCTATCTGGAGCCAAGTAGATGTTTTCTCCATAAGCATGAAAGATCCTTGCTATCCCTGCATGCATATCCTTCATTCCAAACAACTGCCTCTCAGCAATATACTTCGCCCATCCATAGCCTCCCTCAGGGTCCGCATGGAAGCTGAAATCCTCTTCTTTGAACACAGCATCATCTGCAAGCTGCCTAGAATAGGGATAGACTGAGACGCTTGATGCATACAGAATGCGGTTGATTCCGTTTTCAACGCAGCTCCTCAGCACATTGGCATCTATTGTTACGTTAGCCTGCAGGGCTGCAAGCTCTTTTGCTATTGAACCATGCAGATACTCTACTGACCCAACTTCTGCAGCGAAGTGGTACACAATGTCAGCACCTTTCAGAGCCTCCTTTGCAAAGTTGTAATCCCTAAGGTCTCCAATCATGCAATCCTGTTCAATCCCCAAATCCTTAAGGTTCTGAATTGAGCCGGATGAAAGATTATCTATTATCAATACTTCATGACCCTTTTGAATGAGCCTCTTTGCAGCATGGCTCCCTACGAACCCAGCCCCTCCAGTCACAGCTATTCTGAGAGTTTCCATACGAAATCGAGCTCATCTAATGCATGATTTTGACCAATCTAATGACGGAAGACTGATCGTAATCGTGCTCCTTTCGCGGATCTCTTGATAATTCTGTGCAAAGAAGAACAATTGCAAGATTAACTCATAAGTATGTTTGGCGCAAAGTTTATATCGTTAGCAGCACTTTCTCTACTTGGTGTAGAAAGTGCCAGAAACAATAAAGATCTCCAAGGAGGCGAAGGAGGAGCTTCTGAGAGTCGCTGCAGAATTGCAAGCAAAAGAGGGAAGAAGGGTAGACCTAGACGAAGCAATAAAGTATCTCCTTACGAAGGGCGGAAGGGCAAAACGTCCCGAGCTGCTTGATGCTGCCTGCAAGAAGACTGAAGGCTTTGAGACAGCGTATCAGGAAATGATGACGGAGAGACGCAGATATGAAGAGAGAACTCACAGGAAGTATGGTGTTTGATACTAGTGCTCTCCTCGAAATGATCTTCTCCACTCCTTATGGGGTAAAGGCAAGAGAAGCGCTCAAGTCCCATTCTCTGAGCTTGAGAGTCTGCGACATCACAATGGCCGAAGCAGAATATGTACTCTGCAGAAGGCTCGGGGGAGATGATGCACATGACAGAATCACGAATCTGCTTAAATCTGGCTATGTTGATGTATATCCAGATTCTGAACTTATAGAAGATGCAGCTGAATACAAGTGCAAAACGAGTCTTTCTCTACCAGACTGCTTTTCCCTTGCTCTTGCAAAGAGGAAAGGGACGCCTGTAGTCTTTGCGAGAAGAGAGAAAGAGTTCGAGAATGAAATGTCGAAAAGACCATTCGACGTTGATATACTCTTCTTGGAAGAGTTTTGATATAATGTCTGTTCAGCTGTTGGAA
This region of Conexivisphaerales archaeon genomic DNA includes:
- a CDS encoding glycosyltransferase — its product is MISIIITSYSLQRLQDAKDILRSIDRQTAKNFEVVYVTERDRRLLDAVRDEASKYNFKITVVHNEAKYGLAEARNLGVSESSGEIVAFVDDDVVLSEGWVESIKRAFESFPQAVGITGPAYPLWMGEKAEWLPIELDWLIGCTRWFSSKTACEVPNCWGMNMAFLKSALLSVGGFSEQATERSRYLGSNISATLDDFKHGKMAEDLELSLRLREKTRLRILYIPEMLVWNKVYPYRLTNRYIIARSSWIGYSRRNLRKMLPSGKSVGLNLEENLLQRLLVKLILPVNSEGFSLGDLKKRFRISLLSLFSLVVGYLIGPISQ
- a CDS encoding glycosyltransferase, with product MEQLRQTDDNGMLRESIEEPEIDKDSVTVVLPTLNEEEAIGELIDEIKAAGYRKILVVDGYSNDKTREIAQSKGVRVMVQHGKGKTGAVLVARDVVDTPYFLLMDGDGTYDPKDIDRFVVHANGYDHIIGFRPKGCPNISKTHRLGNWILTKTFNILMASNVPDVACGMYLLRTEKVKELTLDEFGFVVDQELAVQMLADGRVTYVPINYRKRKGIAKAPTWRQGFRALYTIFKLATKYSPVLLFSLFASIAVVPAIILLGYSAYEYIFRGIYHGGYVLGSLMLFVIGGQGLTVATIGMMLKRLERRLNSKS
- a CDS encoding NAD-dependent epimerase/dehydratase family protein, with translation METLRIAVTGGAGFVGSHAAKRLIQKGHEVLIIDNLSSGSIQNLKDLGIEQDCMIGDLRDYNFAKEALKGADIVYHFAAEVGSVEYLHGSIAKELAALQANVTIDANVLRSCVENGINRILYASSVSVYPYSRQLADDAVFKEEDFSFHADPEGGYGWAKYIAERQLFGMKDMHAGIARIFHAYGENIYLAPDRSQVIASLIRKAVMYPKEDFVVWGDGKQKRCFVFIDDTIEAIELIRQYADKNGTCAFNVGSEEEVTIGRLAEMIVGISQKGIRVSYDTSKPKGARSRKPDLSLVSRVLGWKPKTSLKDGLKRTFLWAERRLQYGAVKAN
- a CDS encoding PIN domain-containing protein, which produces MKRELTGSMVFDTSALLEMIFSTPYGVKAREALKSHSLSLRVCDITMAEAEYVLCRRLGGDDAHDRITNLLKSGYVDVYPDSELIEDAAEYKCKTSLSLPDCFSLALAKRKGTPVVFARREKEFENEMSKRPFDVDILFLEEF